DNA from Struthio camelus isolate bStrCam1 chromosome 18, bStrCam1.hap1, whole genome shotgun sequence:
AGGTGTGTGGTGAGCAGGTCCATGGACACACACATGGACATGTCCACACCAATGCACATGTGGTCCAGAGCCTCCTGGGGCAAGGGGAAGGTGAGGTCAGTGCCATCCCCCATGCCTCGACCCCGGAGCTGCCCCATTCAACCGAGCAAAGGCATCACCCTGTGCCCTGCAGCggcccttccccccccaccttggggccagccagctgctgcctttctggggCAAGATGTTGACAGCTGATACAATCATTGCAACAGTCATGTTGCAAATAGCAATACAGAGTATGCCCCATCTGTTGATCCCAAAACAATAATcctgggcgggggggaggggggggtgggatgCCAGTGATGTTCCCTGCCTAGCAATGGGCTCGGTGGCTCCACAGCCCCGCCGGAGCCATGTGCCAGCCAGGGAGCACGGAGGAGGTGACAGCCACCAGCTGCACAGTGACTTGCCAGAGCCACTCGTGATGCTCCCACAGCCAAGAGGCACCTGCCCATCTGCTCCCAGCCGACCCACTGCGGCGGGGGCCCGCACTCAGTACCGTGTGGGACCCGGCCAGCCCGCCTCTGCGAGGGACCATGTAAGTGCCCGGGCACGGTGTCGTGCCAGTCCCGCCACGGGCTGGGGCTGCGAGGACGGGGGCAGTGCGGGCCGCGGTGCCTGGGTAGGGGCTGCCCCAGGCTTTCCCTGAGTCCCTTTGAGGGAGCTgccgtggggctgcagggagcggggcagggggcagccctagagagaggagagctccagTCAGGTAACAGCTCCCACAGAAGCTGCAAGGGTCCCCTCAGCAGGGAATAAATACCCACGTCCCTGTCGCCAGCTCACAAGCGCAGCCAGGGGAGCGCAGGAGCCCACAAAGGGCTGTCTTGGCCCTGTCTTGGCGTAGGAGGTGGCGGCAATGCAGGGACTGGTGCTGTCACAGGACTCCAAAAGAAGCGGCCATAGAGGGGCTGAGCTCAAGGCCCTGTGGTCTGGTGGTCACCGGAGGCTCTGCTGGACTGCAGCATGATTTTTCCTGAGTAGTGAACAGATGCTAGAGGGGACATGAGACACAGCGATGGTCCCCAGTGTGTGCCAGGGCAACATGGCACGAGAGGGCCCGGGAGGCACCGGGCGGTGGGGCCGGGTGCTCTCTGTGCTGCCCCATAGCCGCCGCAGAGCACACACACAGGCTTTCCAAGCCCTCCACaaatctgcacacacacacatcccccctcCCAATTTGCAGACTGCCACATCTCACCTCAGCAAACACCCACAGCTCAGCCTGCACATGGCCCCCTGCCTCTTGCCCCCAGAACAAGCTGCCCAGCTGTGAGCACCAGTCCTCAGGGCGGCCCATCCTCGGGGCAGCCCCTCCTCGGGGCAGCCCGTCCTTGCAGCAGCCTGGCCTCAGGGTAACCCATCCTTGGGGCAGCCCATCCTCGGGGCAGCCCATCCTCGGGGCAGCCCATCCTTGGGACAGCTCATCCTCGGGGCAGCTCATCCTCGGGGCAGCCCATCCTCGGGGCAGCTCATCCTCGGGGCAGCTCATCCTCGGGGCAGCCCATCCTTGGGACAGCTCGTCCTCGGGGCAGCCCGTCCTCGGGGCAGCCCGTCCTTGGGGCAGCCCATCCTCGGGACAGCCCATCCTCGGGACAGCCCATCCTCGGGGCAGCTCATCCTTGGGGCAGCTCATCCTCGGGGCAGCCCATCCTCGGGGCAGCTCATCCTCGGGGCAGCCCATCCTTGGGACAGCTCATCCTCGGGGCAGCCCATCCTTGGGACAGCTCATCCTCGGGGCAGCCCATCCTTGGGGCAGCCCATCCTCGGGGCAGCTCATCCTCGGGGCAGCCCATCCTTGGGACAGCTCATCCTTGGGGCAGCTCATCCTCGGGGCAGCCCATCCTCGGGGCAGCTCATCCTCGGGGCAGCTCATCCTCGGGGCAGCCCATCCTTGGGACAGCTCGTCCTCGGGGCAGCCCGTCCTCGGGGCAGCCCGTCCTCGGGACAGCTCATCCTCGGGGCAGCTCATCCTTGGGGCAGCCCATCCTCGGGGCAGCCCCTCCTCGGGACAGCCCATCCTCGGGGCAGCTCATCCTCGGGGCAGCTCATCCTCGGGGCAGCCCCTCCTCGGGGCAGCTCATCCTCGGGGCAGCCCATCCTCGGGGCAGCTCATCCTCGGGGCAGCCCCTCCTCGGGGCAGCTCATCCTCGGGGCAGCCCatccttggggcagccccgcCTCCACTTGCCCTCACTACCAGAGCAGGGGGAAGCTGGTGAGGCCCTGTGCCACCCAGGTGACAGCCAGGAAGGCAGCCACACCGCTCTGCGTCACAGGGGTGTGCGTGGAGAAGGCCGAGGCGCTGGGTAGCTGGGGAGGGGCTGCAGATAAACTTTAACACCAGGGCGTAACTGAGGTTTgcagccagcaccagccccgctcACCTGTCCCAGGCAGCCCTGCTCTAGGCACTGCCAGAAACACCCACCCGCCTGCCATGAAGGGGCTCCGTGCCCGCTACCACCTCCTGGTAGGTCCCGCGTGGCGGCGGCCCCTGCACCCAACAGCAGCGCTTTGCCTTCAGAGCGAGCCCTTGCATGGGAGCAGCCAGGATCtcctggcgctggggcaagggtTGCCTCGGGGAGGCGCCGAGGGCGTCAGGGCCTGGCCCAGCCCAGGCCTCCGGGCTGCCGGGACAGCCCCAAGCAGAGCTGGAGGGCGCAAACGCCCGGCGGGGCTGGCagggcagctcccagccggcgGTGGCGAGCTGCGCTGCGgtgggggcccggcggcggccgagaGCCGCTGGGACTGccggtggggagggagggagaggaagcggcCGCGCCAGGCAGCCAGCCAGGCTGGCTGTGGGCGAGCGAGGGGGGATGAGGCACGCTCTGggagctgcccagctgccagaggGATTTAACCACCCCAGGGCCTGCAGGTCACCTGCCCttctggagcaggcagtgcttggtccttcttttcctctccgGGTCCGTACGGTACTTTCTGCTTGttccagcaggcagggaagggtgGACGAGCCTTGCGGGGACAGGTGGCCGTGCTGTGCCTGGGAGAGAGCTGGCCTGCGGAGCCTGGTCCCACACCATCCTCCGGGACCCTGAcgccccccccagcaccgcaGCAGGCTGGGCCttgctgccctccctccctcgggCATGAGGTGCCAGACACCTTCTGAGCTGAGCTGGCCCCCCCGGCTCCACAGCTACCATGAACCCCAGACCAGACCCGCCAAAACCCCCAGGGGCAGCATCACCCTGGGAACCCGCGTGGCCCAGGGCAGCTTTGCGAGGCCTCATGCCGCTGGGACCAGGCAGCAGCCCCGTCCAGGGCACGGGGACAGCAGCCCCCATGACCACCCGCTGCCTGCCCTCTGCATCCCGCTGCGGCTGCCCAGAGCTGCGCGGCACAGCCAAGCAGGTCCCTTCCCATCACGCACCCACGGCTGCACTTCTTTTTTTAGACTGGTGGCTGCAATGTCTCAGAAAGGACATTCAAATATAATCTTTAGGagtgggggggagagaaagatcttctttagagagagaaaggatcTTCAGGTTCACAATCCCCTCCTTTGCCTTTGGGTTGAGGACCTGGGCTGTGCGCCGATATCCCCCGCAAATGTGGGCCATGGCCAGGTGAAACCGGTGCCATGAGCTGCTGCCACCCATCCTGAGCCATCCCTGTCCCTGCCTGTGCTCTCGGGCAAGGGGACAGGCCAGCCCTTCTCTCCCCACAGGGAAGTGCTCGGCAGCTATTCGAGGCTGCCAAATCCTTCAGATGAGGATTGTAGTGCTGAGATTGTGGAAGCTCCCTCCTCCCTTGCTGGCTCAGCAGTCTTGAACTTCACATGCAACAACGGGCcaggagcacagcacagcaggaaGCTAGGCTGGAGGCTGTGCCAAGGAGCCCCCGTGGGCTGGGGAGGCTTTCGAGCCCCTCCATCCGGCCTCTGTCCCCTGTGCAAGGTCAGGGAGACCAAGCATGGGGCCAGGTTGAGGGATGCTGCCATCCAAGTACCCCTTCTCCCTTGGAGGCAAGGATGCTGGACTCAGGGGAGGGAGGGGTACTCACCTCCCATCTGCCCCCAGGTGGACCTAGACGAGGACCTGCCCCCGGGATGTGCTGAGCCGGATGACGAGGGGCAGCCAGGTGGGGAAGATGTGCCTGTGGCGCCTTTGCCCCCGGAGGAGCCCTGCAAGCTGCAGCTGAGTGAGCCCAGCAGCATCTTGCAGGCCAAGGAGATCCAGGAGGTGAGGGACCATCCTGCCAGCACAGGGGCCTCAGCTCTGGCTGCCCCACCATCGCACTTGGCTCCCCGGCACTGTGGAGGCACGGCCTATGTCACGCCAGGAATCTGTCCAGTGCGAGGCTGGACTAGTGTTGCCCAGCCTGCCCCCGGGTGCAAGGCCCAGGCCCAGCCAGCGCCCCATGCTCCTCAGGAAGGGGCAGTGAGTATGGCCCAGcactgctggagaagaggagccTGGCCTGGGGCATGGCTTCCCAGCACAGTGTCCCCGTTACCAGCTCACTTGCGTGggccctggggggaggggggatcagGACAGACTGATCTGCCAtggccaggctggggctccccaaGGATCCTGTAATGGGAACATTCAGGTGCCAGCCCTGGAGGTATCAGGCCCCACATCCTGCCGGAGTGCAGAAAAACGGAGCCCCTCGCCCTGGGCTGCCTACCATGTGCTAACCCGCTCCAGGAGCAGCGCTGTATCACTCGCTCTTCCTGTCCTGCAACACTAAGAGCAATTGGCCCCTTCCCTCTCTGAGGGAAGATGCCCTCTGCTGTTTTGGAGCATCTCTGGGCCCCCAGGCACAGGGCTGCCTAGAGAAGTACTTGGGAACTGcttctgcctgcctgcaggcCCTGTGGCCTCCTGGGAGGATGCTGGAAGGGGCCTGGATGCTCAGAGGAGCCTCCCTAGAAGGTGCTCAGGGGATGAGGATGctcaaggcggggggggggggggggggatccttgGGGCAGCCTCCACGGAGGCTGCTGGGGGGCCAGGAGCTCCCACTGCAGCACTGCCCTGGTCTGCCTTTGTGCTGCCCCAGCCTGGAGAGCAgagcccagggctgagtagagggcaaGGCCTCAAGCCCCAGGCTCCCTGCAAGCAGCTAGGGGTTCAGCTCAGGAGGAAAAGAGCTAGGAAGaggcctggggctgctgtgggatgggtgctgctgggcaggccggtgggggtgGGAAGCAGCCTGACCAGCCCTCACTGACCATTCTCTGCCCTAGCTGGTGCCCCACCTGCCCCTCCGGCTGACCCAGCAGCCCTGGAGCCTACTGTACTGCACCACGAGGGACGGGTTCAGCCTGAAGACCATGTACCGGCGCATGAACCATCTCAGCTCACCTGTGCTGCTGCTCATCAGAGACACTGAGGCGCAGGTATGGCCAGGCCCTCCTACCCTCAGTCCGAAATGAACTGCACGCgagcctgcaggccaggcctccctGCATCGTAGCAAGCACCAAAACAccaggaggtggagggggcagcaggctgAGGCAGTGAAATCCCCCTCAGCCTCCTCCTCACCAGGCTGAACAGACTCAgccctccctgcctctcctcgCGTGTCCcgtgctccagccccagctggctccgtagcctccgctggatttgctccagcatgtTGGTGTCTgcctcgtactggggagcccaagtaCCCAGGCCCCAGTACGCAGAGGGAGGGGTCCGTccggtgctgagcagaggaaaGATCCCTGCGCCAGCCCTGCCACGTGGGGCGTTATTCCCTCGCAGGGCAGGGCTGTGCATTTTGCTCcctgaggttcctgttggcctaCTCCTCTGGTCAGCCAGCTGAGGTCCCCCCGcgtggcagctctgccctctgGTGTGTCCCCCCCAGTTCAGGACCATTCCTAGATTTGAtgtgctcctcttttttttttttttttcacaccatTCCCTCAATGGAGCAAGCCAGGATCCTCACGACTACACCTCCGAGAGCTGGATCAGTGGGGGATTTGCCATGTTTGCCGAGACTCCTGCTAAGGCACGCCAACGTGTGCCACTGTAACCAtctcccctctgcttcccttccagGCTTTCGGTGCCTTCTGCACCTCCACCATTCGCATGAGCAACTGCTTTTATGGCACAGGGGAaacatttctcttctccttctccccggAGCTCAAGGTGGGAGTCACTGACCCCCTGCAAGGGGGAGGCTGCCTGGTAGCAGGAGGCCCTCGGGGAGCCACTGCAGCTCCCTCGTGCTGCCCCAGATGCCCCCTGGCCACatgtggggggcagccggggcccagcggggagcaggcccagctccgTGGGCCACGTTGCCACTGCAGTACGGCACGGTGCGCAAGAGGGCAATCCCAGCTCACGGCAGCGGGGCCCGACGCGCAGGCAGACGAGCTCGGGGAGCCTCAGGCTCCTGTTCCCCTCTGCAGGCTGCATTATCACCCTGAGtgcctgcagcagccctggccagggCTCATCAGGGAGCCAGAGCGGCTAGGCGCACGTGCCCAGCCCCGGGAGCATGGCAGTGCGGAGCAAAACTGCTTGGTGCCCAGGATAGGGGGAAGCGCTCGCGGCAAAGTGGCTGTGGCTGGATCGCTTGCGTGGGGCTGTGCACCTGGGGCAGCTCTGAGCAGGGAGGAACCATGCCGCCTGTGCGCAGTGCCCACCACCGCCCTCCAGGCCTTGTGATTCACTCTGAATTAATCAGGGCAGGAATCGGCTCGTGAATGATGTTTTGAAGCTATGGGTGTCAGGGTCGACTCTTATTCTTCTCACCTGGGCTTAGCTCAGCACCAGCTGGGACAGGCACTGCCAAACTTTGCTCTGCAGCCATGGGCTTGTTTCAATGTACTTACACAACTCCAGGCGCTTAAGCTTTAAAGCTGAAATCAAAGGGCAcaagccccaccacagccctgtgtgctggcagcTCTCCTTAGGCAGGCCCAAGCTCTGGCCCTGATTCTGGGCTGCCTTCGCTGCACCAACCTGGGTGCGCTCCTGCTGCCCCATCTGCTCGGGGCGCCTGCTTCCTGGCTCACAGGTCCCAGGCTGACTGCTGCCTCCCCCGCAGGTGTTCACGTGGACGGGCAGGAACAGCTTCTTCATGAAAGGAGACATGGACCTGCTGATGATCGGTGGCGGCAGGTAGGAGCACAGGCCCAGGGCCATGCTGGAGGCTTCGCCTGGCTACAGGCTCCCCCAGCCCTGAACTGCTCCATCCGGCTCGTGAGGAGCAGCCAGGGCCATGGTTCAGGCACAGTCAGTGCCTGCCCgctgcctgcacagctgcccctcTTTCGTAGCACAGGGCTCAGCACCAACTGCAGACCTCAGAACTGGGGAACATCTGGGTTTGGGCACACACCAGTGCCACAATCTGGCCAGGGCAATGGGGGCTAATCCAAGCTGCCTTGCTGAGCAGGGCCAGGGCTCCCACCGGTCTTTCAAAGCTGAGAACAGCCCAAGAACTCATCTAGTTGAGCAGCACCGACTGTTTCATCTCTCTGCCCCCACTGCTGGCAGgactgccctctccctgcccactgACGGAGCGGCCATGCTGGAGGGGTGCCTACGGCAGGGATGGCTGCTTTTCCCCTCTCATCACCCCTGCACTAAGGCGCTTACCTCCGCCCC
Protein-coding regions in this window:
- the TLDC2 gene encoding TLD domain-containing protein 2; translation: MKGLRARYHLLVDLDEDLPPGCAEPDDEGQPGGEDVPVAPLPPEEPCKLQLSEPSSILQAKEIQELVPHLPLRLTQQPWSLLYCTTRDGFSLKTMYRRMNHLSSPVLLLIRDTEAQAFGAFCTSTIRMSNCFYGTGETFLFSFSPELKVFTWTGRNSFFMKGDMDLLMIGGGSGKFGLWLDGDLYHGGSHPCETFNNEPLSPQEEFCIQALEVWGLA